The following proteins come from a genomic window of Mycolicibacterium rufum:
- a CDS encoding SDR family oxidoreductase has product MRYVVTGGTGFLARHLVTRLQARPGTEAVHLLDPVGALTDDDVAALGPVDHVVHCVPNPEATLAVIALAQRLDATLHHVSSIAVAGDHRGAFSEDDFDVAQRLLTPRHRAVFEAERLVRSAPGLRFRVYRPAVIVGDSRTGEMDRIDGPYYFFGILSALALLPRFTPMMLPATGRTNLVPVDFVADAVDALMHLEGRDAQTFHLTAPTTIGLRGIYRAVAAEAGLPPLVGSLPRAATAPLLEATGRAKVLRNMAATQLGIPGEVLDAVELAPTFTRARTAEALRGTGISVPEFASYAPRLWRYWAEHLDPHRVRRDDPLVGRNVIITGASSGIGRASAVAVAARGATVFAVARNADALEELTAEIRAAGGDAHAFPCDVTDSASVERTVADILARFGHVDYLVNNAGRSIRRSVIASTDRLHDYERVMAVNYFGPVRLVLALLPHWRERRFGHVVNVSSAGVQAASPKYSAYVASKAALDAFTEVVGTETLSDHITFTTIHMPLVATPMIAPSRRLNPMPPISAEHAAAMVVRGLVDKPPRIDTPVGTLSDLGTYFTPRLSRRILHQLYLGYPDSPAARGIPETTPAPSTLRRSRRPARPVPSLRVPRPVKQAVRLVPGVHW; this is encoded by the coding sequence ATGCGCTATGTCGTTACCGGCGGTACCGGGTTCTTGGCCCGCCATCTCGTCACCCGGTTGCAGGCCCGTCCCGGCACCGAGGCGGTGCACCTGCTGGACCCGGTCGGCGCGCTGACCGACGACGACGTCGCCGCGCTCGGACCGGTCGACCACGTCGTGCACTGCGTGCCGAACCCCGAGGCGACCCTGGCGGTGATCGCGCTGGCGCAGCGCCTCGACGCGACGCTGCACCACGTGTCGTCGATCGCGGTCGCGGGCGATCACCGCGGTGCGTTCAGCGAGGACGACTTCGACGTCGCACAGCGGCTGCTCACGCCGCGCCACCGGGCGGTGTTCGAGGCCGAGCGGCTGGTGCGCTCGGCGCCCGGCCTGCGCTTCCGCGTCTACCGGCCCGCGGTGATCGTGGGCGACTCGCGCACCGGGGAGATGGACAGGATCGACGGGCCCTACTACTTCTTCGGCATCCTGTCCGCGCTCGCGCTGCTGCCCCGGTTCACCCCGATGATGCTGCCCGCCACCGGACGGACCAACCTCGTGCCGGTGGACTTCGTGGCCGACGCCGTCGACGCGCTGATGCACCTCGAGGGCCGGGACGCGCAGACGTTCCACCTGACCGCGCCGACCACGATCGGCCTTCGCGGCATCTACCGGGCGGTGGCTGCGGAGGCGGGGCTGCCGCCCCTGGTCGGCTCGTTGCCGCGGGCAGCGACCGCACCGCTGCTCGAGGCGACGGGCCGGGCGAAGGTGCTGCGCAACATGGCCGCCACCCAGCTCGGCATCCCCGGCGAGGTGCTCGACGCCGTCGAACTCGCGCCCACCTTCACGCGGGCCCGCACCGCCGAAGCGCTGCGCGGAACCGGGATCTCGGTGCCGGAGTTCGCGAGCTACGCGCCGCGGCTGTGGCGCTACTGGGCCGAGCACCTCGACCCCCACCGGGTACGGCGCGACGATCCTCTGGTCGGCAGGAACGTGATCATCACCGGGGCGTCCAGCGGGATCGGGCGCGCGTCGGCGGTCGCGGTGGCAGCCCGGGGCGCGACGGTGTTCGCCGTGGCGCGTAACGCCGACGCACTCGAGGAGCTGACCGCCGAGATCCGCGCGGCCGGCGGGGACGCGCACGCGTTCCCGTGCGACGTCACCGACTCCGCCTCGGTCGAGCGCACGGTCGCCGACATCCTGGCCCGCTTCGGCCACGTCGACTATCTGGTCAACAACGCCGGCCGGTCGATCCGACGGTCGGTGATCGCCTCGACCGACCGGCTGCACGACTACGAGCGGGTGATGGCGGTCAACTACTTCGGGCCGGTGCGGCTGGTGCTGGCCCTGCTGCCGCACTGGCGTGAGCGGCGCTTCGGTCATGTGGTCAACGTCTCGAGCGCGGGCGTGCAGGCCGCCAGCCCGAAGTACAGCGCCTACGTCGCCAGCAAGGCCGCGCTGGATGCGTTCACCGAAGTCGTTGGCACCGAGACGCTTTCGGACCACATCACGTTCACCACCATCCACATGCCGCTGGTCGCGACCCCGATGATCGCGCCATCGCGTAGGCTCAACCCGATGCCTCCGATCTCCGCCGAACACGCGGCCGCGATGGTGGTCCGCGGGCTGGTCGACAAGCCGCCGCGCATCGACACCCCGGTGGGAACCCTCTCGGATCTCGGCACCTACTTCACGCCCCGGCTGTCGCGGCGGATCCTGCACCAGCTCTATCTGGGTTATCCGGACTCGCCTGCTGCCCGCGGCATCCCCGAGACCACGCCGGCGCCGTCGACGCTCAGGAGGTCGCGCCGCCCCGCCCGGCCGGTGCCGTCGCTGCGGGTGCCGCGTCCGGTCAAGCAGGCGGTGCGGCTGGTGCCCGGCGTGCACTGGTGA
- a CDS encoding nucleoside hydrolase codes for MALVYLFGSPDAHLVGVASTAGNVGVHQVCENNLGLLALCGVTGVPVSRGAEVPLAAPLRTAEDTHGPQGLGYARLPAPSARLTDHDAAQAWIRAAREHPGALIGVATGPLTNLALALRAEPALPRLLRRLVIMGGAFDYRGNTTPVAEWNTSVDPESAAEVFAGWTGAPNPPIVLGLNLTENIAMTPELLSRLAEAARSPSAPMSELDDRGTASTAGNALIRVLEDAMRFYFEFHHDQGEGYLAHLHDPLAAAVALDPDLVTCRAAPVDVELTGTLTRGMTIADWSGHWGREPNALIGVGVDPAAFFDRFIDRVGAFAQTLSRR; via the coding sequence ATGGCCCTGGTGTACCTGTTCGGGAGCCCGGATGCCCACCTGGTGGGCGTCGCGTCCACCGCGGGAAACGTCGGCGTGCATCAGGTCTGCGAGAACAACCTCGGCCTGCTCGCGCTGTGCGGGGTGACCGGGGTCCCGGTGTCCCGAGGCGCGGAGGTTCCGTTGGCCGCGCCGCTGCGCACCGCCGAGGACACCCACGGGCCGCAGGGCCTCGGCTACGCCCGGCTGCCGGCCCCCTCGGCCCGGCTCACCGACCACGACGCCGCGCAGGCCTGGATACGAGCGGCGCGCGAGCACCCCGGCGCCCTGATCGGAGTCGCGACCGGACCGCTGACCAATCTGGCGCTCGCGCTGCGCGCCGAACCGGCACTGCCACGGCTGCTGCGGCGGCTGGTGATCATGGGCGGCGCGTTCGACTACCGCGGCAACACCACACCGGTCGCCGAGTGGAACACCAGCGTCGATCCCGAGTCGGCGGCCGAGGTGTTCGCCGGGTGGACCGGCGCGCCGAATCCCCCGATCGTGTTGGGCCTCAACCTCACCGAGAACATCGCGATGACCCCGGAGTTGCTCAGCCGACTCGCCGAGGCCGCGCGGTCACCGTCGGCCCCGATGTCGGAACTCGACGACCGCGGTACCGCCTCGACCGCAGGCAATGCGTTGATCCGGGTGCTCGAGGACGCGATGCGGTTCTACTTCGAGTTCCACCACGACCAGGGCGAGGGCTATCTGGCCCACCTGCACGACCCGCTGGCCGCCGCGGTCGCGCTGGACCCAGACCTGGTGACGTGCCGCGCCGCCCCGGTCGACGTCGAACTGACCGGCACGCTGACGCGGGGGATGACGATCGCCGACTGGAGCGGGCACTGGGGCCGGGAACCCAACGCGCTCATCGGTGTCGGGGTCGACCCCGCGGCGTTCTTCGACCGGTTCATCGACCGGGTCGGCGCGTTCGCGCAGACGCTCAGTCGTCGGTGA
- a CDS encoding organic hydroperoxide resistance protein, with product MKTLYTAEALATGEGRDGHGRSSDGRLDFDLAIPKEMGGSGNGTNPEQLFAVGYAACFHSALRLVGRQDKVDVSDSSVGARVSIGQLDNGGFGLAVELEVTLPNVDAETARKVTEKAHQVCPYSNATRGNIDVTLTVTDD from the coding sequence ATGAAGACGCTCTACACCGCAGAGGCGCTGGCCACCGGCGAGGGACGCGACGGTCACGGTCGCTCCTCGGACGGCCGGCTCGACTTCGATCTGGCCATCCCCAAGGAGATGGGTGGCAGCGGCAACGGCACCAACCCCGAGCAGCTCTTCGCTGTCGGCTACGCCGCGTGCTTCCACTCCGCACTGCGCCTGGTCGGCAGGCAGGACAAGGTCGACGTCTCCGATTCGTCTGTCGGAGCTCGTGTTTCGATCGGTCAGCTCGACAACGGCGGGTTCGGCCTTGCGGTCGAACTGGAGGTCACGCTACCCAACGTCGACGCCGAGACGGCCCGGAAGGTGACCGAGAAGGCCCACCAGGTGTGCCCGTACTCCAACGCCACCCGCGGCAACATCGACGTCACGCTCACCGTCACCGACGACTGA
- a CDS encoding MarR family winged helix-turn-helix transcriptional regulator, with protein sequence MATLALDDHLCFALYSASRAMTAAYRPLLAELGLTYPQYLALLVLREEGRVSVGHLGERLQLDSGTLSPLLKRMEAGGIVRRERSADDERQVEVSLTAAGRRTAAKAECIPEKLFPATGLTVTQAAELREAIHTLTQTLVHTHGKEHS encoded by the coding sequence ATGGCCACGCTCGCCCTCGACGATCACCTGTGCTTCGCGCTGTACTCCGCGTCGCGGGCGATGACGGCGGCCTACCGGCCCCTGCTGGCCGAACTCGGACTCACCTACCCGCAGTACCTGGCCCTGCTGGTGCTGCGCGAGGAGGGCCGGGTGTCGGTCGGTCACCTCGGCGAGCGCCTACAGCTGGATTCGGGCACGCTCTCGCCGTTGCTCAAGCGGATGGAAGCCGGCGGGATCGTGCGGCGGGAACGCAGCGCCGACGATGAGCGCCAGGTCGAGGTGAGCCTCACCGCGGCGGGTCGCCGGACGGCCGCCAAGGCCGAGTGCATCCCCGAGAAGCTCTTCCCCGCAACGGGATTGACCGTCACGCAGGCCGCAGAACTTCGTGAGGCGATTCACACGCTCACGCAGACCCTCGTCCACACCCACGGAAAGGAACATTCATGA
- a CDS encoding DNA polymerase Y family protein, whose amino-acid sequence MAASRVLALWCMDWPAVAAAAAADLPPTVPVAVTLANRVVACSAAARATGVRRGLRRRESQARCPELHVVTADPARDARHFERVTAAVDDLVPRAEVLRPGLLALAVRGAARYFGSEQVAAERLVDAVAAVGAECQVGIADQLPTAVFAARAGRIVDPSGDAEFLSGLSIRQLATEPSLASGDRADLVDLLWRMGIRTVGQFAELSRSDVASRFGVDAVAAHRLARGEPGRGPSGREPEQELDVVLDCDPPIDRVDAAAFAGRSLAGRLHRSLEAAGVGCTRLAIHAVTATGAELERVWRCAEPLTEDATADRVRWQLDGWLNRRREDERPGAPITVLRLRPVEVVSAEALQLPLWGGIGEEDRLRARRALVRVQGLLGPEAVKVPVLSGGRGPAERITLTPLGDEPVPRADPAAPWPGQLPEPSPTVLLDDPVDLLDDEGNPVRVTARGLFSATPARLDAPGRSGRLSWWTGPWPVDERWWDTAASPSGRTARAQVLIGDRDRGEALLLCYRQRKWYLEGRYE is encoded by the coding sequence ATGGCCGCGTCCAGGGTGCTGGCGCTCTGGTGCATGGACTGGCCCGCTGTCGCCGCGGCGGCGGCGGCCGATCTGCCGCCGACGGTGCCGGTCGCGGTCACGCTGGCCAACCGGGTGGTCGCGTGTTCGGCGGCCGCGCGGGCGACCGGGGTGCGGCGTGGGCTGCGGCGGCGGGAGTCGCAGGCCCGCTGCCCGGAGCTGCATGTCGTCACGGCCGATCCGGCCCGCGACGCGCGGCACTTCGAGCGCGTCACGGCGGCCGTCGACGACCTGGTGCCCCGGGCGGAGGTCCTGCGGCCCGGACTGCTGGCGCTGGCGGTCCGGGGGGCGGCGCGGTACTTCGGCTCCGAACAGGTGGCGGCCGAACGGCTGGTCGACGCGGTGGCGGCGGTGGGCGCCGAATGTCAGGTCGGCATCGCCGATCAGCTGCCCACGGCGGTCTTCGCCGCCCGGGCGGGTCGGATCGTCGACCCGAGTGGGGATGCGGAGTTCCTGTCCGGGCTCTCCATCCGGCAGCTGGCCACCGAACCCAGCCTGGCCTCCGGTGATCGCGCTGACCTGGTGGACCTGTTGTGGCGCATGGGCATTCGGACGGTCGGGCAGTTCGCCGAGCTGTCCCGCAGCGATGTGGCCTCCCGCTTCGGGGTCGATGCGGTCGCCGCCCACCGCCTCGCGCGGGGTGAGCCGGGCCGCGGACCGTCGGGCCGCGAACCCGAGCAGGAACTCGACGTCGTGCTGGACTGTGATCCGCCCATCGACCGGGTGGATGCGGCCGCCTTCGCGGGTCGATCCCTGGCGGGCCGGTTGCACCGCAGCCTCGAGGCCGCCGGGGTGGGATGCACCCGGCTGGCCATCCACGCGGTGACCGCCACCGGCGCCGAGCTCGAACGGGTCTGGCGCTGTGCCGAACCGCTGACCGAGGACGCCACCGCCGACCGGGTGCGCTGGCAGCTCGACGGATGGCTGAACCGGCGCCGTGAAGACGAGCGGCCCGGAGCGCCGATCACCGTGCTGCGGCTGCGCCCGGTGGAGGTGGTGTCCGCCGAGGCGCTGCAGCTGCCGCTGTGGGGTGGGATCGGCGAAGAGGACAGGTTGCGCGCGCGGCGGGCGCTGGTGCGGGTGCAGGGGCTGCTCGGCCCCGAGGCGGTGAAGGTTCCGGTTCTCAGTGGGGGGCGGGGGCCCGCCGAACGCATCACGCTCACCCCGCTCGGCGATGAGCCGGTGCCCCGGGCGGATCCCGCGGCGCCCTGGCCCGGACAACTGCCCGAGCCGTCACCGACGGTGCTGCTCGACGATCCGGTGGACCTGCTCGACGACGAGGGAAACCCGGTGCGGGTCACCGCCCGAGGACTGTTCTCCGCCACCCCGGCCCGGCTCGACGCACCCGGCCGGTCGGGACGGTTGTCCTGGTGGACCGGCCCGTGGCCCGTCGACGAACGCTGGTGGGACACCGCGGCGTCCCCGAGTGGCCGGACGGCGCGGGCGCAGGTGCTGATCGGCGACCGGGACAGGGGGGAGGCCCTGCTGCTGTGTTACCGGCAGCGGAAGTGGTACCTCGAAGGGAGGTATGAGTGA
- a CDS encoding alpha/beta hydrolase: MAAALPQRGSWRSRGAAALAGLTLRQLSLVLPPGQPWGLWTSRQIVARLMDTFGPSLAGTQVEQVDVRTPDGHRVRGEWVWGAGVPRDTTRAIYFVHGSGYVLCSTRTHRRLVAWLSRLTGLGVFSIDYRLAPRHRFPTAADDVRHGWDWLTVHCGIAPERVVLAGDSAGGHLGVDLLLQPDVRHPAGVVLMSPLVDLTFTLARSRESTRPDPTMRSQHALRLVDLYCTGTESAHPRLTLDVAGGRPLPPTLIQAGEAEMLAADAIALAGDLRAAGGRDHLQIWPDQVHVFQALPRLAPEAVPAMRVVAAFVTDVLADTAVEQAG, encoded by the coding sequence ATGGCAGCCGCGCTGCCGCAGCGCGGCTCTTGGCGATCTCGCGGCGCCGCCGCCCTGGCCGGCCTGACCCTGCGCCAACTCAGCCTCGTGCTCCCACCCGGCCAGCCCTGGGGCCTGTGGACCTCCCGCCAGATCGTCGCCCGCCTGATGGACACCTTCGGGCCGTCCCTGGCCGGGACCCAGGTCGAGCAGGTCGACGTCCGCACCCCCGATGGACACCGCGTGCGCGGCGAATGGGTGTGGGGCGCCGGCGTTCCCCGCGACACGACCCGGGCGATCTACTTCGTGCACGGCAGCGGCTACGTGCTCTGCTCGACCCGCACGCACCGGCGGCTGGTGGCCTGGCTGTCCCGGCTGACCGGCCTCGGCGTCTTCAGCATCGACTACCGTCTGGCGCCGCGGCACCGGTTCCCCACCGCCGCAGACGATGTCCGGCACGGCTGGGACTGGCTCACGGTGCACTGCGGCATCGCCCCCGAACGCGTGGTGCTGGCCGGCGACTCCGCGGGCGGACACCTCGGTGTCGACCTGCTGCTGCAGCCCGACGTCCGCCACCCCGCCGGCGTGGTGCTGATGTCCCCGCTGGTGGACCTGACGTTCACCCTGGCCCGGTCGAGGGAAAGCACCCGTCCCGACCCCACCATGAGATCGCAGCACGCCCTCCGACTGGTCGACTTGTACTGCACCGGAACCGAATCCGCCCACCCCCGGCTGACCCTCGACGTCGCCGGCGGCCGACCGCTGCCGCCGACGCTGATCCAGGCCGGCGAGGCCGAGATGCTCGCCGCCGACGCGATCGCCCTCGCCGGGGATCTCCGCGCCGCGGGCGGCCGCGATCACCTCCAGATCTGGCCCGACCAGGTGCACGTCTTTCAGGCACTGCCCCGGCTGGCCCCCGAGGCGGTACCCGCGATGCGCGTCGTCGCCGCGTTCGTCACCGACGTCCTGGCCGACACCGCCGTCGAGCAGGCCGGCTGA
- a CDS encoding SDR family NAD(P)-dependent oxidoreductase, with amino-acid sequence MGLFGARRSHRADAVITGAGSGIGAAFATELARRGGRVLCSDIDPDAAQATADALRADGGTALATPCDVTDVTDVHRLADTAQSFFGGAPTLVINNAGVGAGGAPIGETDLADWNWVLGINLWGPIHGCHVFAPILREAGRPAGIINVASAAAFGAAPGMAAYNVSKAGTLSLSETLSAELAGTGVTVTVLCPTFVKTNIVGAGRISDRSTQLADNLMRWIGFSPERVVRTCLDTVDRGGLYCMPQPEARIGWSIKRFTPTVYTRAAGLVTRVTT; translated from the coding sequence ATGGGACTGTTCGGTGCCCGGCGCAGCCACCGCGCCGACGCGGTGATCACCGGGGCGGGCAGCGGCATCGGTGCCGCGTTCGCCACCGAACTGGCCCGCCGCGGCGGCCGGGTGCTGTGCAGCGACATCGACCCGGACGCGGCGCAGGCGACCGCCGATGCGCTGCGCGCCGACGGCGGCACCGCACTCGCCACCCCGTGCGACGTCACCGACGTCACCGACGTGCATCGACTGGCCGACACCGCACAATCCTTCTTCGGCGGCGCACCGACCCTGGTCATCAACAACGCCGGCGTCGGCGCGGGCGGAGCCCCGATCGGCGAGACCGACCTCGCCGACTGGAACTGGGTGCTGGGCATCAACCTGTGGGGCCCGATCCACGGTTGTCACGTGTTCGCGCCCATCCTGCGCGAGGCCGGTCGGCCCGCGGGCATCATCAACGTCGCCTCCGCCGCGGCGTTCGGCGCCGCCCCCGGCATGGCCGCCTACAACGTCAGCAAGGCCGGCACGCTGTCCCTGTCGGAGACGTTGTCGGCCGAACTCGCCGGCACCGGCGTCACCGTCACGGTGCTGTGCCCGACGTTCGTCAAGACCAACATCGTCGGGGCAGGACGGATCTCGGACCGGTCCACCCAACTCGCCGACAACCTGATGCGCTGGATCGGCTTCTCCCCGGAGCGTGTCGTCCGCACCTGCCTGGACACCGTCGACCGCGGCGGGCTGTACTGCATGCCGCAGCCGGAGGCCCGGATCGGCTGGAGCATCAAACGTTTCACCCCGACGGTGTACACCCGCGCCGCCGGTCTGGTCACCCGCGTCACCACCTGA
- a CDS encoding flavin-containing monooxygenase: protein MAGTRIHDTLIVGAGFSGLGAAVKLRQAGVDDVVIVERSDRVGGTWRDNTYPGVACDIPTMLYSFSFADNPTWSRMYPSGAEIYAHIEELTDRHGLRPLIRLGTEVTGLSFDERSGVWTATTKGRRRFAARTVVLAAGPLADHRLPEIRGIDTYRGRMIHSAAWDHDFDAAGKRIAVIGTGASAVQIVPELVKTAAFVKVFQRTPGWVLPRPDVEMPTSVQALFATVPAAQELARQALFWGHEACAAALVWNTPLSGLVAMLGRAHLRATVKDAWLRRQLTPDFTPGCKRMLISNDYYPALQRDNCKLIDWPIATLSPAGIRTSDGVEHHLDAIVFATGYDVHLSGPPFPVTGLGGRTLRQEWAEHAEAFKSASAHGFPNLFFMTGPNSGPGHNSLLVYIEGQIDYAVSAITTILNRNLRYLDVRADTQRRYNTAIQRRLTRTTWMSGCRSWYLTADGFNASMYPGLATQYLRQMRQFRLDDYHAVAHEVRARAVTSTA from the coding sequence GTGGCCGGCACACGTATCCACGACACCCTGATCGTCGGCGCGGGCTTCTCCGGGCTGGGCGCCGCGGTCAAACTCCGGCAGGCCGGCGTCGACGACGTCGTGATCGTCGAGCGCAGCGACCGCGTCGGCGGCACCTGGCGGGACAACACCTATCCCGGTGTCGCCTGTGACATCCCGACGATGCTGTACTCGTTCTCGTTCGCCGACAACCCGACGTGGTCGCGAATGTATCCGTCGGGCGCCGAGATCTACGCCCACATCGAGGAGCTGACCGATCGGCACGGGCTGCGCCCCCTGATCCGGTTAGGCACCGAGGTCACCGGGCTGAGCTTCGACGAGCGCAGCGGGGTGTGGACCGCAACCACCAAGGGGCGCAGACGGTTTGCGGCCCGCACCGTGGTGCTGGCCGCAGGCCCGTTGGCCGACCACCGATTGCCCGAGATCCGCGGCATCGACACCTACCGCGGTCGGATGATCCACAGCGCGGCCTGGGATCACGACTTCGACGCCGCCGGAAAGCGGATCGCGGTGATCGGCACCGGCGCCAGCGCCGTGCAGATCGTGCCGGAACTGGTCAAGACGGCGGCGTTCGTCAAGGTGTTCCAGCGCACCCCGGGCTGGGTGCTGCCCCGCCCGGACGTCGAGATGCCCACGTCGGTCCAGGCTCTGTTCGCGACAGTGCCTGCCGCACAGGAACTCGCGCGCCAGGCGCTGTTCTGGGGTCACGAAGCGTGCGCGGCGGCCCTGGTGTGGAACACCCCGCTGAGCGGGCTGGTCGCGATGCTGGGCCGCGCGCACCTACGGGCGACGGTCAAGGACGCGTGGCTGCGCCGGCAGCTCACCCCCGACTTCACACCGGGCTGCAAGCGCATGCTGATCTCCAACGACTACTACCCCGCCCTGCAGCGCGACAACTGCAAGCTCATCGACTGGCCGATCGCGACGCTCAGCCCGGCCGGGATCCGCACCAGCGACGGGGTCGAGCACCATCTGGACGCGATCGTCTTCGCCACCGGATACGACGTGCACCTGTCGGGTCCCCCGTTCCCGGTGACCGGACTGGGCGGACGCACCCTGCGGCAGGAGTGGGCGGAGCACGCCGAGGCCTTCAAGAGCGCGAGTGCGCACGGCTTCCCGAATCTGTTCTTCATGACCGGACCCAACTCGGGACCCGGCCACAACTCGTTGCTGGTCTACATCGAGGGCCAGATCGACTACGCGGTCAGCGCCATCACCACGATCCTGAACCGCAACCTGCGCTACCTCGACGTACGCGCCGACACGCAGCGCCGCTACAACACCGCGATCCAGCGGCGGCTGACCAGGACCACCTGGATGTCGGGGTGCCGCAGCTGGTATCTGACCGCCGACGGGTTCAACGCGTCGATGTACCCCGGGCTGGCGACACAGTATCTTCGACAGATGCGCCAATTCCGGCTCGACGACTACCACGCGGTGGCACACGAGGTGCGGGCACGCGCCGTCACCTCCACTGCCTGA
- a CDS encoding MerR family transcriptional regulator, with amino-acid sequence MSQPKSSGPIPTILRRIRRGSRDVIETAVSQLFDAAVQPHGAAESGEYRIDELARLAGTTTRNIRVYRDRGLLHPPLRVGRIALFNDTHLTRLRLITSLLDRGYNLAHVNEMLSTWEQGKDLGDMLGLESAIAGTWATEKPQTMTLEAARRLIDDDAAFDRLVALDIVRVEQQQATIVRPTLVDAFTEIHRYGVAYDKLIDIHDQISPLLDQISAILLQAGVEEVLDKINPGAAMPDDVKVAELITTLVRFRTRAVSAVGATLAFSIETAIETTVAQMLGDLVEKNAEAGDE; translated from the coding sequence ATGTCCCAGCCGAAGTCCAGCGGGCCGATCCCGACCATCCTGCGCCGGATCCGGCGCGGTTCCCGCGACGTCATCGAAACCGCGGTGTCGCAGCTGTTCGACGCCGCGGTGCAGCCGCACGGCGCCGCGGAATCCGGCGAGTACCGCATCGACGAACTGGCCCGGCTGGCCGGCACCACCACCCGAAACATCCGCGTCTACCGGGACCGCGGGTTGCTGCACCCACCGCTGCGCGTCGGTCGCATCGCACTGTTCAACGACACCCACCTGACCCGGTTGCGGCTGATCACCTCGCTGCTCGACCGCGGATACAACCTGGCACACGTGAACGAGATGCTGTCGACCTGGGAGCAGGGCAAGGACCTGGGCGACATGCTCGGGCTGGAGTCGGCGATCGCCGGCACCTGGGCCACCGAGAAGCCGCAGACGATGACGCTCGAGGCGGCCCGGCGGTTGATCGACGACGACGCGGCGTTCGACCGGCTCGTCGCGCTGGACATCGTGCGCGTCGAACAGCAGCAGGCCACCATCGTGCGGCCGACGCTGGTCGACGCGTTCACCGAGATCCACCGCTACGGCGTCGCGTACGACAAGCTCATCGACATCCACGACCAGATCAGCCCGTTGCTCGATCAGATCAGCGCGATCCTGCTGCAGGCCGGCGTCGAGGAGGTTCTCGACAAGATCAACCCGGGGGCGGCGATGCCCGACGACGTCAAGGTCGCCGAGCTGATCACCACGCTGGTGCGATTCCGGACCCGTGCTGTCTCCGCCGTCGGCGCCACGCTGGCGTTCTCGATCGAGACCGCCATCGAGACGACGGTCGCTCAGATGCTCGGCGATCTCGTCGAGAAGAACGCCGAGGCCGGCGACGAGTGA
- a CDS encoding alpha/beta hydrolase, whose translation MISQTRRGHVGSVVFALLIAFVGMSVPAHAQPQGAHITGIEHVNDRWDKVSVFSPSMNKVVVNDVFKAPKAGAPTFYLLPGIDGGDDLDGPRPPGTKSWFGMTDIQGFFANKNVNVVSPLGGPFSWYTDWVADPGKQYQTYMTRELPPLINAEYKTNGRNAVGGLSSTGGTAVDYAVQVPGLYRAVGSYSGFLTPADNAQQVALTLGSGGANADAMWGPPGGPLWIAHDPSKNAAKLAGTAVYVAASGSGNVGAVDRLPEGFGPNITGGFIERIIADSTRVFADSAAAAGVPITYVVRPDGSHTWGLFESEMQESWNTTIGPALGA comes from the coding sequence ATGATCAGTCAGACGCGCCGGGGTCACGTCGGTTCGGTCGTCTTCGCCCTGCTCATCGCGTTCGTCGGGATGTCCGTGCCCGCGCACGCGCAGCCGCAGGGCGCGCACATCACGGGCATCGAGCACGTCAACGACCGGTGGGACAAGGTCTCGGTGTTCTCACCGTCGATGAACAAGGTCGTCGTCAACGACGTGTTCAAGGCGCCGAAAGCGGGAGCGCCCACCTTCTATCTGCTGCCGGGCATCGACGGCGGTGACGATCTGGACGGTCCCCGGCCGCCGGGTACCAAGAGCTGGTTCGGGATGACCGACATCCAGGGCTTCTTCGCGAACAAGAACGTCAACGTGGTCTCCCCGCTGGGCGGTCCGTTCAGCTGGTACACCGACTGGGTCGCCGATCCGGGCAAGCAGTACCAGACCTACATGACGCGGGAACTCCCGCCGCTGATCAATGCCGAGTACAAGACCAACGGCCGCAACGCCGTTGGCGGGTTGTCCAGCACCGGCGGCACCGCGGTCGACTACGCGGTGCAGGTGCCCGGTCTCTACCGGGCCGTCGGCTCCTACAGCGGTTTCCTCACTCCGGCCGACAACGCCCAGCAGGTGGCGTTGACGCTGGGGTCCGGAGGCGCGAATGCCGACGCGATGTGGGGTCCGCCCGGCGGCCCGCTGTGGATCGCCCACGACCCGTCGAAGAACGCCGCGAAGCTGGCGGGCACTGCGGTGTACGTGGCCGCCTCGGGGTCGGGCAACGTCGGCGCGGTGGACCGGTTGCCGGAAGGGTTCGGGCCCAACATCACCGGGGGTTTCATCGAGCGCATCATCGCCGACAGCACCCGGGTGTTCGCCGATTCCGCTGCGGCGGCCGGGGTTCCGATCACCTACGTGGTGCGGCCGGACGGCTCGCACACCTGGGGGCTGTTCGAGTCGGAGATGCAGGAGTCGTGGAACACCACGATCGGTCCGGCACTCGGCGCGTAG